The region TTACAATTGGGTCTGAGTGATTCAGGATGACCAGAGTTTATgaatttctgtttcttttgtttgCTCACCTTATTATGCTTCTCTTGGTGGGTGTTGATGGGAATGAGTACCAAGGAGAGTGTCCACCTTCATTTAGCTGTGGATATCTTGGCAATATCAGTTTCCCCTTCACTAAAACAGAACGCCAGGACTGTGGCTTTTTGCCCATACCCAATTGTGATGATCCAATGATCCAATTACAGAATCAAGGAAAATTGTTTACTGTTTTAGGCGTTTCTCACTCTCAGACTAGTCCTACCGCAACAACTGTTCATCTTAGAGACAACCATCTCTACACACTTCTGGAGTCCAGGAATTGTGAAGCCTTCAGGGATAATTACACTCTTCCTCCCACCTCTCACTTTGCTTCTTTTCATATCCGTTACAATGTAACCATGTTCAGATGCAACCGCACACTCCATGTCAGCCCGCCAAAATACGTGCATAAATATACAAAGTGCCATGACTACGATCTCTTTTACAGTTACAACATCACTGCTGAAAATTCTTTGGCAGCATGTACGAAGGTTCAGCTTCCAATTAAAGACGTCCCTGACTCTGGAGACCCTTTTACATTCGTGACCGCTGATATCTTCACCGAAGTAAAATTAACAGAAGAGTGTGCAAATTGTCACTACCACCATAGAGGGCAGTGTCAACTTGACAGCAGAGACAGATTTTACTGTGCCAACAGTTCTGGTAAGCGTTCTTCTGTTCTGTAGTTCTTCAATTATAAGGAAACTGGAAACATATTGCAGAAAGTTACATTCACTTACCTTATCAAATGTTCGAGATGAATCAAAAAAGTATAATACATTATTTGCAAtgatttcattttcttcaatcTTTGTTCTCTTTTGCAGACAAAACTGGAAAAAAGGTGCTGATAGTCACAACAGGTAGAGCACAAAAAACACCCTGctcaattttattatttttaatgacCATAAACTTATGATTATTGATTCTCTAAACcatattttcttttgatcattTATGGTCCTTGCACTAAGCAGATTTATCTAATCGGTTTTTTAGTAGAAAGCAAAAATCTTGTCTAGTTAATCAACTGAGAGAACAGCCTATAAACGTTATCTTGTGACTTCTGTAACTATATACAGGTTTACTTTCTTAGTTCTGCTAAACATGTTCCTTTGTGTAATAAATAAATTCTGCAGTGGCCTTGGTGGGCGTTGGAGTTGCAGTGTTGGCTGTCTTGGCTTGTTGCTTCAAGACAAAGATCATTCCTTCCCCATCTCTTTTGTTTTGGAAGGAGAATCCAACCAATCAGATTATTGAGAAGTTTTTTAAGGAACATGGTCCCCTTCCAACAGCTAGGTATAGTTATTCAGATGTCAAGAAAATAACTTACTCTTTCAGAAACAAATTAGGCCGAGGAGGGTTTGGATGTGTTTACAAAGGGAAGTTATGTGATGGAAGTGCTGTTGCTGTCAAGATTTTAAGTAAATTGAAAGGTGACGGACAAGAATTCATCAATGAAGTTGCAAGTATCAGCAGGACTTCACATGTCAACATTGTTAGACTTCTGGGATTCTGTTTAGAGGGTTCTGAAAAAGCTCTTATTTACGAATTTATGCCTAATGGATCTCTTGAGAAGTTCATTTatgaagagagaaaatcattCAAGAGCGATGACCAATTGGATTGCAAAACATTGTTTGATATTGCAATTGGTGTTGCGCGTGGATTGGAGTACTTGCATAGGGGTTGCAATAGCAGGATCTTGCATTTTGACATAAAACCTCACAACATTTTGCTAGATGAGAATTTCAGTCCAAAAATCTCAGATTTTGGACTTGCAAAGATCTGTTCAAGAGATGAAAGCATGGTATCGATATTTGGTGCTAGGGGAACTGCAGGGTACATTGCCCCAGAGGTGTTTTCCAGGAACTTTGGTGCAGTATCACATAAGTCAGATGTTTACAGCTATGGAATGATGGTCTTAGAAATTGTGGGCAGGAGGAAAAATATTACCGAAGTGGATCGTTCCAGTGAAATATATTTTCCTCATTGGATTTACAATCGTCTTGAATCAAACATGGAGCTTGGTCTGGTGAATATAAGAagtgaaaatgatgatgaaattGTGAGAAAGATGACAATAGTGGGCTTATGGTGCATACAAACCAATCCTTCAACTCGACCACCCATAAGCAAAGTAGTGGAGATGCTGGAAGGCAGAGTTGAGTTGTTGGAAATGCCACCCAAACCGTTTTTATCTTCTCCTCCAACCTCTCCAATCCAATTGGCATGTGATAGCTTGAGTTCTAAGATGTAGTTATTTCTTGTATTATTCATTTGCAACCATAATAGTCTTTTTCATCTTTTGTCCTAACTCTGGTAATTGATGAGTAGAACTAGCTTATAAGGAAGCAATGACACCCAAATATTATATAGTATAGAGTATATACATTTCAGCTCCACATAcacctcatttttctttttatctttttcttattttttttttttgattcatTACGGGGCTAACGCCCAAAACTAAGGAAGGTCCCCCCTAATATGAAGGGTATTACAAGAGTCAAAAAGCAAAGGAATAGAGATAAAGTCAGGGACAAAATCATAAATCCTAATAGGCAACAATAACCCCATGCCATTCTTTGCAAAAGCATCCGCTACCGAGTTTGCCTCTCTGAAAACATGCTTAAGATGAACTTGTTGGAAACAATTGAAGACCCTCTTGATATCTTTAACTAAGGGTGCAGCTGGCTTGGAAGCAGGGCATCCTTGGTTAATTATGTTGACAGCGAAGCTAGAGTCTGATTCCACAACAATCTTAGTGAACCCCCTAGATAGAGCAATCTGTGCTCCATGGAAAATCTCCCAAAGCTCTGCCTGATTAATCGAGCAGCATCCCAGCAAAGCGGAGAAACCAGCAACAAACAAACCTTCGTGGTCTCTTAAGACTCCTCCACACGCAGCACGGTTGGGTGAGGGAGAGAAGGACCCATCGGTATTAATTTTGATCCATCCTTGTGGGGGTGCTTTCCACTTGATGAAGGCTGTTCCAGAGGCCCTCTGTTCAAGAGACTCTCCTGACATATCAGCAAGAGAAGAAAGAGTGTCCTGGATCAATCTCGAAATTCTTCTACACACCACTGTTGTAGAGAGCCCAACTTCTTCAAAGATTAGCTCATTCCTGGCCTGCCACAATAGTTGGATAATGATGCCAAACGTGACGTTCCAAGGAAGGTCGTTGTCGCTTTGATTCGAGTCCAGGAGGTTGCTTGCCAACCAATCTTCTCGCGGTAGGGAAAAGAAGGTACTTCTGGCAGTAGGAGGAAGGAATCGATTCCAGATTTCAGTAGCAAATTGGCAGTCCCTAAGCACATGTGTGATGGACTCCGCCGTTGAGGGACATCTAGGACAAACATCATTCTCGGCAATATGTCTCCTGACCCTTTGTTCATTCGTCAAGAGGATATTCCTTGCTATTTTCCATAGCAGAATTTTTATCCTTTGAGGCCCTTTCCATTTCCAAATAGATTGATATAATTTCTTGTCCACAACTGGTTCATCATTAGCTGATATGGATTCATATGCTGATTTAACAGTGAACACTCCATCATCAGTGGCAGCCCAAGCAATCAAATCTTTCCCATTAGCTGTATTTGGTGGAGCCATAGCAAGGATGTGGTCCATGATGATTCTGGGGAGACAATAAGCAAGCTTATGAGTATCCCAAGAGCCATTGTTGTTCACAAAGGATGAGCATTTGAGGTGCAACTCATAATCAGAGAGAGTAGTAGTAGCATGGACATATAATGGGGAAAAGGCTGGAAGCCAATTGTCTATCCAGAATCGGGTCTCACACCCGTCCCCAATCCTCCACCCAATGTTCTTTTCCATCTTGTGCCAATTGCTGCAAATCCCCTGCCAGAGGTTGGAAGAGTTTCTGCCTTTGTTAACCACTGGAATTGTGCCACT is a window of Lotus japonicus ecotype B-129 chromosome 5, LjGifu_v1.2 DNA encoding:
- the LOC130716666 gene encoding LEAF RUST 10 DISEASE-RESISTANCE LOCUS RECEPTOR-LIKE PROTEIN KINASE-like 2.4 — its product is MTRVYEFLFLLFAHLIMLLLVGVDGNEYQGECPPSFSCGYLGNISFPFTKTERQDCGFLPIPNCDDPMIQLQNQGKLFTVLGVSHSQTSPTATTVHLRDNHLYTLLESRNCEAFRDNYTLPPTSHFASFHIRYNVTMFRCNRTLHVSPPKYVHKYTKCHDYDLFYSYNITAENSLAACTKVQLPIKDVPDSGDPFTFVTADIFTEVKLTEECANCHYHHRGQCQLDSRDRFYCANSSDKTGKKVLIVTTVALVGVGVAVLAVLACCFKTKIIPSPSLLFWKENPTNQIIEKFFKEHGPLPTARYSYSDVKKITYSFRNKLGRGGFGCVYKGKLCDGSAVAVKILSKLKGDGQEFINEVASISRTSHVNIVRLLGFCLEGSEKALIYEFMPNGSLEKFIYEERKSFKSDDQLDCKTLFDIAIGVARGLEYLHRGCNSRILHFDIKPHNILLDENFSPKISDFGLAKICSRDESMVSIFGARGTAGYIAPEVFSRNFGAVSHKSDVYSYGMMVLEIVGRRKNITEVDRSSEIYFPHWIYNRLESNMELGLVNIRSENDDEIVRKMTIVGLWCIQTNPSTRPPISKVVEMLEGRVELLEMPPKPFLSSPPTSPIQLACDSLSSKM